The Providencia rettgeri genome includes a window with the following:
- a CDS encoding DNA-binding transcriptional repressor LrhA — MLDEPSTYREMMINHLDQQQIPWRIAYMATTLSGARAAVRAGLGIMARSIELSGEDLRILGEDEGLPALPAIRYNLYLNSKSPTKAAQILFNSLKNEQTDVISHNN, encoded by the coding sequence GTGCTAGATGAACCGAGCACTTACCGTGAGATGATGATCAATCACCTCGATCAACAGCAAATACCTTGGCGAATTGCGTACATGGCAACAACATTATCTGGTGCACGTGCTGCAGTTAGGGCGGGATTGGGCATTATGGCGCGTTCAATTGAACTTTCTGGGGAGGATTTACGCATACTCGGTGAAGATGAAGGGTTACCAGCACTTCCGGCAATTCGATATAACTTGTACCTCAACTCAAAAAGCCCAACTAAAGCCGCCCAAATTCTTTTTAACTCATTAAAAAATGAACAAACAGACGTTATCTCCCATAACAACTAA
- the gltR_2 gene encoding HTH-type transcriptional regulator gltR, giving the protein MPAAKRPIFNLELDLLRTFIAVVDGATFAAAAESVCRTQSAVSQQMQRLESLIGKELFVRQGRNKALTDSGTQLLSYARRILRLNDEACLSLVYEEIDGVLKIGSPDDTANTILPDLLARFSGAYPNLIMDIIVKRSPFLMSMLEDNELDLAISTEEHVGYPKIVLRVSLRYGIAGSILPLI; this is encoded by the coding sequence ATGCCAGCTGCTAAACGCCCTATTTTTAATTTGGAGCTTGATTTACTTCGTACTTTTATTGCGGTTGTTGATGGTGCAACTTTTGCCGCCGCTGCAGAATCTGTTTGCCGAACGCAATCAGCGGTGAGTCAACAAATGCAAAGGTTGGAGTCACTCATTGGCAAGGAATTATTTGTGCGGCAAGGCAGAAATAAAGCATTGACGGATTCTGGTACACAACTATTGAGCTATGCCCGTCGTATTCTGCGGCTTAATGATGAGGCATGTTTATCGCTAGTTTATGAAGAAATTGACGGGGTATTAAAAATTGGTTCGCCAGATGACACAGCGAATACCATATTACCTGATTTACTAGCCAGATTTTCAGGGGCTTATCCAAATTTGATCATGGATATTATTGTCAAACGTAGCCCATTTCTTATGTCAATGTTAGAGGATAATGAACTCGATTTGGCCATTTCAACCGAGGAACATGTTGGTTACCCTAAAATTGTTTTACGTGTTTCCCTTCGCTATGGTATTGCGGGAAGCATTTTACCTTTAATTTAG